A portion of the Pseudomonas sp. PSE14 genome contains these proteins:
- a CDS encoding PLP-dependent aminotransferase family protein has product MTAPIDSFRQPLDPSQTLPIYRQLYERIKDAIARGALRPGERVPPVRGLAGELGVARGTVELAYQLLTSEGYLQARGPAGTVVSPQLAGRTSPAPPVALDPATVERSLPGVIAHGPAIRPLQLGLPALDAFPRALWSRLCARRLRQQGAATLAYPEPCGYGPLREAVAGYLGVSRGIVCDPAQVFICAGYQGALDLISRTLLEPGQGFWHEDPGYPRGRELLRRAGGVPVAVAVDDDGLRVEDGIARAPDARFALVTPSQQSPTGVALSLPRRLALLDWAAGANAWVIEDDYDSEYRYAGFPLPALKSLDRAGRVLYTGTFSKVLYPALRLGYLVVPPALVESFVRSQQVFASGCAELLQATLCDFMQEGHFARHLKRTRTLYAQRRQWLRSALETRLGENLRFAETPGGLNLIGAVDGDDLAIAARAHADGLGLQALNAWCMEARREPALVMSFTNVVDQPMAARLAERVAQAMEVGTL; this is encoded by the coding sequence ATGACCGCGCCCATCGATTCCTTCCGCCAGCCGCTGGACCCCAGCCAGACGCTGCCGATCTACCGTCAGCTCTACGAGCGCATCAAGGACGCCATCGCCCGTGGCGCGCTGCGCCCCGGCGAGCGCGTGCCGCCGGTACGCGGGCTGGCCGGCGAGCTGGGCGTGGCGCGGGGCACGGTGGAGCTGGCCTACCAGCTGCTGACCAGCGAGGGCTACCTGCAGGCGCGCGGACCGGCCGGCACGGTGGTCTCGCCGCAGCTCGCCGGACGAACCTCGCCGGCCCCGCCGGTAGCGCTCGACCCGGCCACGGTGGAACGCAGCCTGCCCGGGGTGATCGCCCATGGCCCGGCCATCAGGCCGCTGCAGCTCGGCCTGCCGGCGCTGGACGCCTTCCCCCGCGCGCTCTGGTCGCGCCTGTGCGCGCGCCGCCTGCGCCAGCAGGGCGCGGCGACCCTGGCCTATCCCGAACCCTGCGGCTATGGCCCGCTGCGCGAGGCAGTGGCCGGCTACCTGGGGGTGTCCCGAGGGATCGTCTGCGATCCCGCGCAGGTGTTCATCTGCGCCGGCTACCAGGGCGCGCTGGACCTGATCAGCCGCACCCTGCTCGAACCCGGCCAGGGTTTCTGGCACGAGGACCCGGGCTACCCCCGTGGCCGCGAGCTGTTGCGCCGCGCCGGCGGTGTGCCGGTTGCAGTGGCGGTGGATGACGACGGCCTGCGGGTGGAGGACGGCATCGCCCGCGCGCCGGACGCCCGCTTCGCCCTGGTCACGCCCTCGCAGCAGAGCCCCACCGGCGTCGCCCTCAGCCTGCCCCGCCGTCTGGCCTTGCTGGACTGGGCGGCTGGCGCCAACGCCTGGGTCATCGAGGACGACTACGACAGCGAATACCGTTACGCCGGCTTCCCGCTGCCGGCGCTTAAAAGCCTCGACCGCGCCGGCCGCGTGCTCTACACCGGCACCTTCAGCAAGGTGCTCTACCCGGCGCTGCGCCTGGGCTACCTGGTGGTGCCGCCGGCACTGGTGGAAAGCTTCGTGCGCAGCCAGCAGGTGTTCGCCTCCGGCTGCGCCGAACTGTTGCAGGCGACGCTGTGCGACTTCATGCAGGAGGGCCACTTCGCCCGCCACCTCAAACGCACCCGCACGCTCTACGCGCAGCGTCGGCAGTGGCTGCGCTCGGCGCTGGAGACTCGACTGGGCGAGAATCTGCGCTTCGCCGAGACGCCCGGCGGGTTGAACCTAATAGGGGCAGTGGACGGCGACGACCTCGCCATCGCCGCCCGCGCCCATGCCGACGGGCTGGGCCTGCAGGCGCTCAATGCGTGGTGCATGGAGGCGCGGCGGGAGCCGGCGCTGGTGATGAGCTTCACCAATGTGGTGGACCAGCCGATGGCGGCGCGGTTGGCGGAGCGGGTGGCGCAGGCGATGGAGGTCGGAACCTTGTAG
- the speA gene encoding arginine decarboxylase has translation MAARRTRKDDGSNWTVADSRSIYGIRHWGAGYFAINDAGNVEVRPQGANAQPIDLHGLVDQLREAGLSLPLLVRFPDILQDRVRKLTGAFDANIARLEYGSRYTALYPIKVNQQEAVVESIIATQNVSIGLEAGSKPELMAVLALAPKGGTIVCNGYKDREFIKLALMGQKLGHNVFIVIEKESEVQLVIEEAANVGVLPQVGLRVRLSSLASSKWADTGGEKAKFGLSAAQLLSVVERFRAAGLDQGVRLLHFHMGSQIANLADYQHGFKEAIRYYGELRALGLPVDHVDVGGGLGVDYDGTHSRNASSINYDIDDYAGVVVGMLKEFCDAQGLPHPHIFSESGRALTAHHAVLITQVTDVERHNDEVPKITDLAEQPEIVQWLADLLGPTDAEMVTETYWRATHYMSDAAAQYAEGKISLAQKALAEQCYFAICRRLHNQLKAHQRSHRQVLDELNDKLADKYICNFSVFQSLPDTWAIGQVLPILPIHRLGEEPTRRAVLQDLTCDSDGKITQYVDEQSIETSMPVHDVKEGEDYLIGTFLVGAYQEILGDMHNLFGDTDSVNVYQNADGSYYHAGIETHDTIEDMLRYVHLSPEELMTHYRDKVAGAKLTARERTQFLDALRLGLTRSAYLSS, from the coding sequence ATGGCCGCTAGACGGACCCGCAAAGACGACGGCAGCAACTGGACCGTGGCAGACAGCCGCAGCATCTACGGCATTCGCCACTGGGGCGCCGGCTATTTCGCCATCAACGACGCCGGCAATGTCGAGGTACGCCCGCAGGGCGCCAATGCCCAGCCGATCGATCTGCACGGGCTGGTCGACCAGCTGCGCGAAGCCGGCCTGTCGCTGCCGCTGCTGGTGCGTTTCCCGGACATCCTGCAGGACCGCGTGCGCAAGCTCACCGGCGCCTTCGACGCCAACATCGCGCGTCTTGAATACGGCAGCCGCTACACCGCGCTGTACCCGATCAAGGTGAACCAGCAGGAAGCGGTGGTGGAAAGCATCATCGCCACCCAGAACGTCTCCATCGGCCTGGAAGCCGGCTCCAAGCCTGAGCTGATGGCCGTGCTGGCGCTGGCGCCCAAGGGCGGCACCATCGTCTGCAACGGCTACAAGGACCGCGAGTTCATCAAGCTGGCGCTGATGGGGCAGAAACTCGGCCACAACGTGTTCATCGTGATCGAGAAGGAATCCGAGGTGCAGCTGGTGATCGAGGAAGCCGCCAACGTTGGCGTGCTGCCCCAGGTCGGCCTGCGCGTGCGCCTGTCCTCGCTGGCCTCCTCCAAGTGGGCCGATACCGGTGGCGAGAAGGCCAAGTTCGGCCTGTCCGCCGCGCAGCTGCTGTCGGTGGTCGAGCGCTTCCGCGCCGCCGGCCTGGACCAGGGCGTGCGCCTGCTGCACTTCCACATGGGCTCGCAGATCGCGAATCTCGCCGACTACCAGCACGGCTTCAAGGAAGCCATCCGCTACTACGGCGAACTGCGCGCCCTTGGCCTGCCGGTGGATCACGTGGACGTCGGCGGCGGCCTGGGCGTGGACTACGACGGCACCCATTCGCGCAACGCCAGTTCGATCAACTACGACATCGACGACTACGCCGGTGTGGTGGTGGGCATGCTCAAGGAATTCTGCGACGCCCAGGGCCTGCCGCATCCGCACATCTTCTCCGAGAGCGGCCGCGCGCTGACCGCGCATCACGCGGTGCTGATCACCCAGGTCACCGACGTCGAGCGCCACAACGACGAAGTGCCGAAGATCACCGACCTCGCCGAACAGCCGGAGATCGTCCAGTGGCTGGCCGACCTGCTCGGCCCGACCGACGCCGAGATGGTCACCGAGACCTACTGGCGCGCCACCCACTACATGAGCGACGCCGCCGCGCAGTACGCCGAGGGCAAGATCAGCCTGGCGCAGAAGGCCCTGGCCGAGCAGTGCTACTTCGCCATCTGCCGCCGTCTGCACAACCAGCTCAAGGCGCACCAGCGCTCGCACCGCCAGGTACTCGACGAGCTCAACGACAAGCTCGCCGACAAGTACATCTGCAACTTCTCGGTGTTCCAGAGCCTGCCCGACACCTGGGCCATCGGCCAGGTGCTGCCGATCCTGCCGATCCACCGCCTGGGCGAGGAGCCGACCCGCCGCGCGGTGCTGCAGGACCTGACCTGCGACTCCGACGGCAAGATCACCCAGTACGTCGACGAGCAGAGCATCGAGACCAGCATGCCGGTGCACGACGTGAAGGAAGGCGAGGACTACCTGATCGGCACCTTCCTGGTCGGCGCCTACCAGGAAATCCTCGGCGACATGCACAACCTGTTCGGCGACACCGATTCGGTGAACGTCTACCAGAACGCCGACGGCAGCTACTACCACGCCGGCATCGAGACCCACGACACCATCGAGGACATGCTGCGCTACGTGCACCTGTCGCCCGAGGAGCTGATGACCCACTACCGCGACAAGGTCGCCGGGGCCAAGCTCACCGCGCGAGAGCGTACGCAGTTCCTCGATGCGCTGCGCCTGGGGCTGACCCGGTCGGCTTACCTGTCGTCCTGA
- a CDS encoding translation initiation factor Sui1, producing MVKKASSLSALGGLVYSTDAGRHCPDCNQPIGACICKQAGIPAGDGIARVRRETKGRGGKTVTTVSGVPLAADALKDLATALKKRCGTGGALKDGVIEIQGDHVDLLLEELQKRGLKAKKSGG from the coding sequence GTGGTCAAGAAAGCATCCTCCCTGTCCGCCCTTGGCGGGCTCGTCTATTCCACTGATGCCGGCCGGCACTGCCCGGACTGCAATCAGCCCATTGGCGCGTGCATCTGCAAGCAGGCCGGGATTCCGGCCGGCGACGGCATCGCTCGCGTGCGTCGTGAAACCAAGGGGCGCGGCGGCAAGACCGTGACCACGGTGAGCGGCGTGCCGCTGGCGGCCGATGCGCTGAAAGACCTGGCCACCGCGCTGAAGAAGCGTTGCGGCACGGGTGGCGCGCTCAAGGACGGCGTCATCGAGATCCAGGGCGACCACGTCGACCTGTTGCTCGAAGAGCTGCAGAAGCGCGGCCTCAAGGCGAAGAAATCCGGCGGCTGA
- a CDS encoding NUDIX hydrolase — protein sequence MMDGISEKEAAHRAASDAELVAWVNRDDELRGSLPRAELRERGLIGRGTFILLFNTAGELCVHRRTLSKAIYPGYWDPAAGGMVLADESYAQSAARELEEELGISGVELREHGSFFFDQPDNRLWCAVFSAVSDAPLRLQPEEVMEARFIDPHQVLAEAKAGTPYCPDSLAALRKYLVSF from the coding sequence ATGATGGACGGGATCAGCGAGAAGGAAGCCGCCCACCGGGCGGCTTCGGACGCCGAGCTGGTCGCCTGGGTCAACCGGGACGACGAGCTCAGGGGCAGCCTGCCACGCGCGGAGCTGCGCGAACGCGGGCTGATCGGCCGGGGCACCTTCATCCTGCTGTTCAATACGGCTGGCGAGCTGTGCGTGCACCGCCGCACCCTGAGCAAGGCGATCTATCCCGGCTACTGGGACCCGGCCGCGGGCGGCATGGTGCTGGCGGACGAGAGCTATGCCCAGTCCGCCGCCCGCGAGCTGGAAGAAGAGTTGGGGATTTCCGGGGTCGAGTTGCGCGAGCATGGCTCGTTCTTCTTCGACCAGCCGGACAACCGCCTGTGGTGCGCGGTGTTCTCCGCCGTGTCCGATGCGCCGCTCAGGCTGCAACCGGAAGAGGTGATGGAGGCGCGCTTCATCGACCCGCACCAGGTGCTGGCCGAAGCGAAGGCGGGTACGCCGTACTGCCCGGATTCGCTGGCGGCGTTGCGCAAGTATCTGGTGAGTTTCTGA
- a CDS encoding DUF2333 family protein, with product MWNWKKRGSVRDRVDDSVDDVRAYFGGPWLSRVLGSLLGVYLLICGVVGWYWSQEPDLFPVQQNAQASAERAGRQMVVGYTTVETLKEVVATLLNKPGGYLSNDIFPPGLWLDNMPSWEYGALVQVRDLSRALRKDFARSQSQSTEDADLARAEPRFNFDNKSWALPSSESEYGEGIKSLDRYLARLSADPAGAQFYPRADSLNNWLGDVSTRLGSLSQRLSASVGRVKLNTNIKPTAPVVPGEAPQVEEELQETPWLQIDNVFYEARGQAWALSHILRAIEVDFADVLAKKNATVSVRQIIRELEAAQAPLWSPMVLNGSGFGVLANHSLVMANYISRANAAIIDLRQLLAQG from the coding sequence ATGTGGAACTGGAAGAAACGCGGCTCCGTGCGCGATCGCGTCGATGACTCGGTGGACGACGTGCGCGCCTACTTCGGCGGGCCCTGGCTGAGCCGCGTGCTCGGCAGTCTGCTGGGCGTCTACCTGCTGATCTGCGGTGTGGTCGGCTGGTACTGGAGCCAGGAGCCTGACCTCTTTCCCGTGCAGCAGAACGCCCAGGCCTCGGCCGAGCGCGCCGGCCGGCAGATGGTGGTCGGCTACACCACGGTGGAAACCCTCAAGGAAGTGGTGGCCACGCTGCTGAACAAGCCGGGCGGCTATCTCTCCAACGACATCTTCCCGCCGGGCCTGTGGCTGGACAACATGCCCAGCTGGGAATACGGCGCCCTGGTCCAGGTGCGCGACCTGTCCCGCGCGCTGCGCAAGGACTTTGCCCGTTCCCAGTCGCAGTCCACCGAGGACGCGGACCTGGCCCGTGCCGAGCCGCGCTTCAACTTCGACAACAAGAGCTGGGCGCTGCCGTCTTCCGAATCGGAGTACGGCGAAGGCATCAAGTCGCTGGACCGCTACCTGGCGCGATTGTCCGCGGACCCGGCCGGCGCGCAGTTCTATCCCCGCGCCGACAGCCTGAACAACTGGCTGGGTGACGTTTCCACCCGCCTGGGCTCGCTGTCCCAGCGTCTCTCGGCCAGCGTCGGCCGGGTGAAGCTCAACACCAACATCAAGCCCACCGCGCCGGTGGTGCCGGGCGAGGCGCCGCAGGTCGAGGAAGAGCTGCAGGAAACCCCCTGGCTGCAGATCGACAACGTGTTCTACGAAGCCCGTGGCCAGGCCTGGGCGCTGTCGCACATCCTGCGCGCCATCGAGGTGGACTTCGCCGACGTACTGGCGAAGAAGAACGCCACCGTCAGCGTGCGCCAGATCATCCGCGAGCTGGAGGCCGCCCAGGCGCCGCTGTGGAGCCCGATGGTGCTCAACGGCAGCGGCTTCGGCGTGCTGGCCAACCATTCGCTGGTGATGGCCAACTACATCTCCCGCGCCAACGCCGCGATCATCGATCTGCGCCAGCTGCTGGCCCAGGGTTGA
- a CDS encoding PleD family two-component system response regulator: MNELDDPPLDRLKQHFAQRVIHQARHLLEVWQRLSRSEWSAGGMAELTDACLLLQRYAERFGQSEHVDLARAVDQCLRAVQDNRGRLSSALISELNGLMQRLSRTGLRHGDQYEQISLPPLRKPVYLALQDQERAERLAQQLEFFGMAAQRCESANAFRAAMAERHPAAIVMEIDFAGAGQGLTLANEVQTGLRQKLPVLFFSHDETDTPTRMAAARAGGQDFFTGALDASAVLEKIETLSRVAHYEPFRVLIVEDSRAQATHTERVLNNAGIVTRALTAPLSVMAELAEFQPDLIILDMYMPECLGTELAKVIRQHERYVSVPIIYLSAEDDLDKQLDAMSEGGDDFLTKPIKPRHLIATVRNRAARARSLQARMVRDSLTGLYNHTHTLQLLDDARFRARREGRPLTFAMLDIDHFKRVNDTFGHPMGDRVIKSLALFLKQRLRKTDHIGRYGGEEFAVVLPDTDADTARRVLEEIRQRFAEIRYPAQPGDLTCTFSCGIAELDEAMDIKTLAKQADEALYRAKHGGRNRVEVFD; encoded by the coding sequence ATGAACGAGCTCGACGATCCGCCTCTCGACCGCCTCAAGCAGCATTTCGCCCAGCGGGTGATTCACCAGGCCCGCCATCTGCTCGAAGTCTGGCAGCGCCTGTCGCGCTCGGAGTGGAGCGCCGGCGGGATGGCCGAACTGACCGATGCCTGCCTGCTCCTGCAGCGCTACGCCGAGCGTTTCGGGCAGTCCGAGCACGTCGACCTGGCCCGGGCTGTAGACCAGTGCCTGCGCGCCGTGCAGGACAACCGCGGACGCCTGTCCAGCGCTCTGATCAGCGAACTCAACGGCCTGATGCAGCGCCTGTCGCGCACCGGGCTACGTCATGGCGACCAGTACGAGCAGATCAGCCTGCCGCCGCTGCGCAAGCCGGTCTACCTGGCCCTGCAGGACCAGGAGCGCGCCGAACGCCTGGCCCAGCAGCTGGAATTCTTCGGCATGGCCGCGCAGCGCTGCGAGAGCGCCAATGCCTTCCGCGCCGCCATGGCCGAGCGGCATCCGGCGGCCATCGTGATGGAGATCGACTTCGCCGGCGCGGGCCAGGGCCTGACGCTGGCCAACGAAGTCCAGACCGGGCTGCGGCAGAAACTGCCGGTACTGTTCTTCAGCCACGACGAGACCGATACCCCGACCCGCATGGCCGCCGCCCGCGCCGGCGGCCAGGACTTCTTCACCGGGGCGCTGGACGCCTCCGCGGTACTGGAGAAGATCGAGACCCTGAGCCGCGTGGCGCACTACGAGCCCTTCCGCGTGCTGATCGTCGAAGACTCCCGGGCCCAGGCTACGCACACCGAACGGGTCCTGAACAACGCCGGCATCGTCACCCGCGCGCTCACCGCGCCGCTGTCGGTGATGGCCGAGCTGGCCGAGTTCCAGCCGGACCTGATCATCCTCGACATGTACATGCCCGAATGCCTGGGCACGGAGCTGGCCAAGGTGATCCGCCAGCACGAGCGCTATGTCAGCGTGCCGATCATCTACCTGTCCGCCGAGGACGACCTGGACAAGCAGCTCGACGCCATGAGCGAAGGCGGCGACGACTTCCTCACCAAGCCGATCAAACCGCGCCACCTGATCGCCACCGTGCGCAACCGCGCCGCCCGTGCGCGCAGCCTGCAGGCGCGGATGGTGCGCGACAGCCTTACCGGCCTGTACAACCACACCCATACCCTGCAACTGCTCGACGACGCCCGCTTCCGCGCGCGCCGCGAGGGCCGGCCGCTGACCTTCGCGATGCTCGACATCGACCACTTCAAGCGAGTCAACGACACCTTCGGACACCCCATGGGCGACCGGGTGATCAAGAGCCTGGCGCTGTTCTTGAAGCAGCGCCTGCGCAAGACCGACCACATCGGCCGTTACGGCGGCGAGGAATTCGCCGTGGTGCTGCCCGATACCGACGCCGACACCGCGCGCCGGGTGCTGGAAGAAATCCGCCAGCGATTCGCCGAGATCCGCTACCCCGCGCAACCCGGCGATCTCACCTGTACCTTCAGTTGCGGCATCGCCGAGCTGGACGAGGCAATGGACATCAAGACCCTGGCCAAGCAAGCCGACGAGGCGCTGTACCGGGCCAAGCATGGCGGGCGCAATCGGGTGGAAGTATTCGACTGA
- a CDS encoding methyl-accepting chemotaxis protein, producing MRLKLLTNLNTFLLLLVCLALGATLWWSQRALERPFTLMDRYLELSQGFERKVAQNIQAYLGSGDALKQKAAQQALEELATELPQLPESLGQLLGASLDELRQFSGNQLLAAGKLAGDPQGLLLQAERDLLAALDQLGAYADASQNPAAAEYRAPLLQAGLHLTRLAHARAKLVESGNPALAEDIQRELDSLRQLAGRIDTLPLLGVLQQQASASDDFAAMMGLDTQPAAEQQSEDRGVGLKRDLAGVLRRYPDELDRTRQLIAQRQQLASATAQRLGAVQQALATLEPQVREERSKIQAQVRVIQGALIALILATALLIDTLQRRLARVLGQLVPALSTWAHGDFNKPIALATRTRDLVELQESLNRLRDFLGTLVGTIHQRAEEVAGSSRALAELSGGLHAGAERQASDTGEIRDALGHMEAAIQQVAGDASQAASASQAAGVAVEQGQRVIGNSLSGMRALVDEVQSNAQAIENLAEESATIGNVLGVIRSIAEQTNLLALNAAIEAARAGEQGRGFAVVAEEVRSLALRTAGATEEIQQLTARLQQAARQSVEAMRSQVEHAEVTASQAGAAEGALDEVVEAIRTIASMAERIAEGSAQQSGAVSEIRSHSERIHALGSENLRLIGQGRSQGEQLQELGGALHTAVRAFRV from the coding sequence ATGCGCCTCAAGCTGCTGACCAACCTCAACACCTTCCTGCTCCTGCTCGTATGTCTCGCGCTGGGCGCCACCCTGTGGTGGTCGCAGCGCGCGCTGGAGCGCCCCTTCACCTTGATGGACCGTTACCTGGAGCTCTCCCAGGGCTTCGAGCGCAAGGTGGCGCAGAACATCCAGGCGTACCTGGGCAGCGGTGACGCACTCAAGCAGAAGGCCGCCCAACAGGCGCTGGAGGAACTGGCCACGGAGCTTCCGCAGTTGCCGGAAAGCCTGGGGCAGCTGCTGGGCGCGAGCCTCGACGAACTACGCCAGTTCAGCGGCAACCAACTGCTCGCCGCCGGCAAGCTGGCGGGGGATCCGCAGGGCCTGCTGCTGCAGGCCGAGCGTGACCTGCTGGCCGCCCTGGATCAGCTCGGCGCCTACGCAGACGCCAGCCAGAACCCCGCCGCTGCCGAGTACCGCGCGCCGCTGCTGCAGGCCGGCCTGCACCTGACCCGCCTGGCCCACGCCCGCGCCAAGCTGGTGGAAAGCGGCAACCCGGCGCTGGCCGAGGACATCCAGCGTGAACTCGACAGCCTGCGCCAGCTCGCCGGGCGCATCGACACCCTGCCCCTGCTCGGTGTACTGCAGCAGCAGGCCTCGGCCTCCGACGACTTCGCCGCGATGATGGGCCTGGACACCCAGCCCGCCGCGGAGCAGCAGAGCGAGGACCGTGGCGTCGGCCTCAAGCGCGACCTGGCCGGCGTGCTGCGCCGCTACCCCGACGAGCTCGATCGCACCCGCCAACTGATCGCCCAGCGCCAGCAGCTGGCCAGCGCCACGGCCCAGCGCCTGGGCGCCGTGCAGCAGGCCCTGGCGACGCTGGAGCCGCAGGTGCGCGAGGAACGCTCGAAGATCCAGGCACAGGTCCGCGTTATCCAGGGCGCACTGATCGCGCTGATCCTCGCCACCGCGCTGCTCATCGACACCCTGCAACGCCGCCTGGCGCGGGTACTCGGTCAACTGGTGCCGGCGCTGTCGACCTGGGCCCATGGCGACTTCAACAAACCCATCGCGCTCGCCACCCGCACCCGCGACCTGGTGGAACTGCAGGAGTCGCTGAACCGTCTGCGCGATTTCCTCGGCACCCTGGTCGGCACCATCCACCAACGCGCCGAGGAAGTGGCCGGCAGCAGCCGCGCCCTGGCCGAGCTCAGCGGCGGCCTGCACGCCGGCGCCGAGCGCCAGGCCAGCGACACCGGGGAAATCCGCGATGCGCTGGGGCACATGGAAGCGGCGATCCAGCAGGTCGCCGGCGACGCCAGCCAGGCGGCCTCGGCCAGCCAGGCCGCCGGGGTGGCGGTGGAACAGGGGCAACGGGTGATCGGCAATAGCCTCAGCGGTATGCGCGCGCTGGTCGACGAGGTACAGAGCAACGCCCAGGCCATCGAGAACCTGGCAGAGGAATCGGCCACCATCGGCAACGTGCTGGGGGTGATCCGCTCCATCGCCGAACAGACCAACCTGCTCGCCCTCAACGCCGCCATTGAGGCGGCTCGGGCTGGCGAGCAAGGTCGTGGCTTTGCCGTGGTGGCAGAGGAAGTGCGCTCGCTGGCCCTGCGCACCGCCGGCGCCACCGAGGAAATCCAGCAGCTCACCGCGCGCCTGCAACAGGCCGCGCGGCAGTCGGTGGAGGCGATGCGCAGCCAGGTGGAGCACGCGGAAGTCACCGCCAGCCAGGCCGGCGCCGCCGAGGGTGCGCTGGACGAGGTGGTGGAAGCCATCCGCACCATCGCCAGCATGGCCGAGCGCATCGCCGAAGGCTCCGCGCAACAGAGCGGCGCGGTCAGCGAGATTCGCTCCCACAGCGAGCGCATTCATGCACTGGGCAGCGAGAACCTGCGCCTGATCGGCCAGGGCCGCAGCCAGGGCGAGCAGTTGCAGGAGCTGGGCGGTGCCTTGCACACCGCCGTGCGGGCGTTCCGGGTGTGA